A stretch of Paenibacillus mucilaginosus 3016 DNA encodes these proteins:
- a CDS encoding winged helix-turn-helix transcriptional regulator, whose amino-acid sequence MEQSCPEVQKHSNICDVLQILGAKWAFLVIDELQKGPQRFKQLQRSVAVVKTQSLTDTLRHLEQTGIVRREVFPTVPVTVEYSLTEKGQDFHGVLKEMDRWALKWRIRDSQA is encoded by the coding sequence ATGGAGCAGTCTTGTCCTGAGGTACAGAAGCACTCGAACATCTGCGACGTCCTCCAAATTCTCGGTGCCAAATGGGCGTTCCTCGTGATTGATGAACTGCAGAAGGGACCGCAGCGGTTCAAGCAGCTGCAGCGTAGTGTCGCTGTGGTCAAAACCCAATCCCTGACCGATACGCTGCGCCATCTGGAGCAGACCGGCATCGTCCGGCGCGAGGTGTTTCCGACCGTGCCCGTCACGGTCGAGTACTCGCTGACCGAGAAGGGGCAGGATTTCCATGGGGTGCTGAAGGAGATGGACCGCTGGGCCCTGAAGTGGCGGATCCGCGATAGCCAGGCATAA
- a CDS encoding MFS transporter, protein MNRLPILMLALGAFLVGTAELVVGGVLHAMAEDLGVSIALAGQFITAYSLSFALGTPILIALTSRLGRKSLLLGSLAVFIAGSLLSWASTGYALMLVSRIILGLSAGVYTVVAVSSVTKLVPPERMGGAISMIALGFGSAMALGVPIGIAITGWWSWQAIFAGLAAVSLAVTLLLLRLLPQIEGDAPVPFRQRFSVLGNPVILSGLLISLLQNGSNSVLLTYLTPYLQEVLHLDASLLGAVMLTLGLVGMLGSRLGGIGVDRWGSVFMLVSTIAFAAVTLGLLPLVTASLTAGLLLVVLWFSSLFMSAPALQTYFIQQAPQSSNLVLSLNLSVIHLGLAAGAGAGGAAVNWASTVHYNPWIGSLAALLSLLAAFVSFSLRKRKAGGGALTRAAART, encoded by the coding sequence ATGAACCGACTGCCTATTCTGATGCTTGCCCTTGGCGCCTTCCTGGTGGGAACGGCTGAACTTGTGGTAGGAGGCGTCCTGCACGCCATGGCCGAAGACCTCGGCGTCTCCATCGCACTCGCCGGCCAGTTCATTACAGCTTATTCCCTCTCTTTTGCCCTCGGAACCCCCATTCTCATCGCCCTGACCTCCCGTCTCGGCCGCAAATCCCTGCTCCTTGGCTCACTGGCCGTTTTCATCGCCGGCTCTCTTCTCTCCTGGGCCAGCACTGGCTATGCCCTCATGCTCGTCTCCCGGATCATCCTGGGCTTGAGCGCAGGCGTCTATACGGTCGTCGCGGTCTCCTCGGTCACCAAACTGGTGCCCCCGGAGCGGATGGGCGGCGCCATCTCCATGATCGCGCTCGGCTTCGGAAGCGCCATGGCCCTCGGCGTGCCCATCGGGATCGCGATCACCGGGTGGTGGAGCTGGCAGGCCATCTTCGCCGGTCTGGCCGCAGTCAGTCTCGCCGTCACGCTGCTGCTCCTGCGGCTTCTCCCCCAGATCGAAGGCGATGCGCCCGTCCCGTTCCGCCAGCGGTTCTCGGTGCTCGGCAATCCGGTCATTCTGAGCGGCCTGCTCATCTCCCTGCTGCAGAACGGCAGCAATTCGGTGTTACTGACGTATCTCACCCCTTATCTGCAGGAAGTTCTTCATCTGGACGCTTCCCTGCTTGGGGCCGTCATGCTGACCCTTGGGCTGGTGGGCATGCTCGGGTCGCGGCTGGGCGGGATCGGGGTTGACCGGTGGGGCAGCGTGTTCATGCTCGTCTCCACCATCGCCTTTGCAGCCGTCACTCTCGGGCTGCTCCCTTTGGTCACCGCCTCGCTGACCGCCGGCCTCCTCCTCGTCGTGCTCTGGTTCAGCTCCCTCTTTATGAGTGCGCCGGCCCTTCAGACCTACTTCATCCAGCAGGCGCCCCAGTCGAGCAATCTTGTGCTCAGCCTCAATCTGTCCGTGATTCACCTGGGACTTGCGGCAGGTGCCGGTGCGGGCGGGGCTGCTGTCAACTGGGCGTCCACCGTCCACTACAACCCTTGGATCGGCAGTCTGGCGGCCCTGCTCAGCCTGCTCGCCGCCTTCGTCTCCTTCTCCCTGCGCAAAAGAAAAGCCGGCGGCGGGGCCCTCACCCGGGCCGCTGCCCGTACCTGA
- a CDS encoding PhoX family protein produces MSTNKPISRRHFLAYLGTGAATLVTAASGLDSLLTGSGTAKAASSLFDQETPVVTSGSLAGKPVSTDELTLPGGFQYDVIAAYGDVINTKGDTFGYDSTSAVFLPENGSRVKGLLYVDHETSSPQWAHGSRSEGVYTAGQINSSLYNQGASVLEVYRGADGRWRMDTASPAARRITGLDPFELTGPARGAAAVRGAVQVQGTLGNRTGAVTLWGTVLTSEGSWDGTCHDAGLDPSHYGWAAEIDPADPAFKLRKHTALGRFRHSGAPMKLTRDGRAAVYMGDTAAESPLFKYISRGRFDENRGTANSDLLTDGALYAADLENGRWIELTVDAVKEVLRSPGLDLPHAVKYTQEQLQALFREQADVLVHAAEAALLLGATPLGRQGDAALHPLDGSLYVSLVDTSVHGQILRIVEEQGDAGASAFEFEITATGGPQSGFTSPGHLAFDRSGRLWIAADVAPDRLLRSAFRRYGSNGLYVLDLKAPAGSGVTPFASAPVGAAFASPAFTPGEQTLFLSVQHPGAASGEGTPQVSSWPHLPGSTAPRSALVAVRG; encoded by the coding sequence ATGAGTACCAATAAACCCATTTCCAGACGTCATTTCCTTGCCTACCTGGGCACGGGGGCTGCCACACTTGTCACGGCAGCTTCAGGGCTCGATTCTCTTCTTACCGGCAGCGGCACGGCCAAGGCGGCCTCTTCTCTGTTCGACCAGGAGACACCGGTAGTAACCTCCGGTTCCCTCGCAGGCAAGCCCGTCTCCACCGACGAGCTGACGCTTCCCGGAGGCTTCCAGTATGACGTCATTGCGGCGTACGGGGACGTCATCAATACAAAAGGCGATACCTTCGGCTATGACAGCACCTCCGCGGTATTCCTGCCGGAGAACGGGTCACGCGTCAAAGGTCTTCTGTACGTCGACCACGAGACCTCCAGCCCGCAGTGGGCGCACGGCAGCCGCAGTGAAGGCGTATACACGGCAGGGCAGATCAACAGCTCTTTGTACAACCAGGGAGCGTCCGTCCTGGAAGTGTACCGCGGTGCGGACGGGCGGTGGCGGATGGACACCGCTTCCCCTGCGGCAAGACGCATCACCGGTCTTGACCCGTTCGAGCTGACCGGACCCGCCCGCGGTGCGGCTGCCGTGCGCGGCGCCGTCCAAGTGCAGGGTACGCTCGGCAACCGTACGGGCGCCGTGACCTTGTGGGGAACGGTGCTGACCTCCGAGGGCAGCTGGGACGGCACCTGCCACGATGCGGGGCTGGACCCGAGCCATTACGGCTGGGCGGCGGAGATCGATCCTGCAGATCCTGCCTTCAAGCTCCGCAAGCATACCGCGCTCGGGCGCTTCCGCCACTCCGGCGCACCGATGAAGCTGACTCGGGACGGACGCGCTGCCGTCTACATGGGCGACACGGCCGCCGAGTCGCCGCTGTTCAAGTACATAAGCCGCGGCCGGTTCGATGAGAATCGCGGCACGGCCAATTCGGATCTGCTGACGGACGGTGCCCTGTATGCGGCGGATCTGGAGAACGGGCGGTGGATCGAGCTCACAGTCGACGCGGTGAAGGAAGTGCTGCGCTCCCCGGGCCTGGATCTGCCGCATGCGGTCAAGTATACGCAGGAGCAGCTTCAAGCTCTGTTCCGGGAGCAGGCGGACGTGCTGGTTCATGCGGCCGAGGCGGCCCTCCTGCTGGGGGCGACACCGCTTGGCCGCCAGGGCGATGCGGCGCTCCATCCGCTGGACGGAAGCTTGTACGTATCGCTCGTGGACACCAGCGTGCACGGCCAGATTCTGCGGATCGTGGAGGAGCAGGGAGATGCGGGAGCATCCGCATTCGAGTTCGAGATCACGGCTACCGGCGGTCCGCAGAGCGGGTTCACTTCGCCCGGGCATCTCGCCTTCGACCGCAGCGGCCGGCTCTGGATCGCCGCGGATGTGGCGCCGGACCGCCTGCTGCGCTCCGCCTTCCGCCGGTACGGCAGCAACGGTCTGTATGTGCTCGATCTGAAGGCACCGGCCGGCAGCGGGGTCACACCATTCGCCTCCGCGCCCGTCGGAGCGGCCTTTGCTTCGCCGGCGTTTACGCCGGGGGAGCAGACGCTGTTCCTGTCCGTGCAGCATCCAGGCGCTGCCTCGGGCGAAGGAACGCCGCAGGTCAGCTCCTGGCCGCATCTGCCCGGAAGCACCGCTCCCCGCTCGGCCCTCGTGGCCGTCAGGGGCTAA
- a CDS encoding phage tail protein: protein MEPFLGEIRMFAGNFPPKNWAFCNGQLIPLTQNTALFSLLGTMYGGDGKTTFALPNLMGRAPIGFGQGPGLTNRTQGEAGGSAAVTLLNSQMPYHTHLAAAHSSSTQSSPEGAVWSKTGGRQGPAAYAAAAPDTPMSPQALGIAGGNQPHNNRQPYLGVNYIIALQGIFPQRS, encoded by the coding sequence TTGGAACCGTTTCTTGGTGAAATCCGGATGTTTGCGGGGAATTTTCCGCCGAAGAACTGGGCTTTCTGTAACGGACAGCTGATTCCCCTTACCCAGAACACCGCGCTGTTCTCTCTGCTTGGCACGATGTACGGCGGAGACGGCAAGACGACCTTCGCGCTTCCGAACCTTATGGGCCGGGCCCCTATCGGCTTCGGTCAAGGCCCGGGGTTAACGAACCGGACGCAGGGAGAGGCGGGAGGCAGCGCAGCGGTTACGCTGTTGAATTCGCAGATGCCTTATCACACGCACTTGGCGGCAGCCCATTCTTCATCCACGCAGTCCAGCCCGGAAGGAGCGGTCTGGTCGAAGACGGGGGGCCGGCAGGGGCCTGCCGCTTATGCCGCTGCCGCGCCGGACACGCCAATGAGCCCGCAGGCGCTGGGCATTGCGGGAGGCAACCAGCCGCACAACAACCGGCAGCCTTACCTTGGGGTGAATTACATCATCGCCTTGCAGGGCATATTCCCGCAGCGTAGCTAA
- a CDS encoding phage tail protein produces MSEAYIGEIRMFGGNFAPVGWAFCHGQLLPISQYDALFTLIGTTYGGDGQTTFALPDLRGRAPVHQGQNPMTQSSFALGQTSGVENVTLNQGNIPSHTHPVRAQKEPGTTGSPAGGLWAASAVNPYAVPGGTPSGTMHPAAVSPAGGNQPHDNMMPYLAVNFIISLEGIYPSQN; encoded by the coding sequence ATGTCAGAAGCTTATATTGGCGAGATTCGAATGTTCGGCGGCAATTTTGCTCCGGTTGGCTGGGCCTTTTGTCATGGTCAGCTGCTGCCGATTTCGCAGTATGATGCCCTATTCACATTGATCGGCACTACATACGGAGGCGACGGACAGACGACGTTCGCCCTGCCGGACCTGCGAGGCAGAGCTCCGGTCCACCAGGGTCAGAATCCCATGACGCAGAGCAGCTTTGCCCTTGGGCAGACCAGCGGTGTGGAGAACGTGACGCTCAACCAGGGGAACATTCCGTCGCATACCCACCCGGTGCGGGCACAGAAGGAGCCGGGTACGACCGGCAGTCCTGCAGGCGGTCTGTGGGCGGCCTCCGCAGTCAATCCTTATGCGGTACCCGGCGGTACACCCAGCGGAACCATGCATCCGGCAGCGGTATCCCCTGCGGGCGGGAATCAGCCGCATGACAACATGATGCCGTATCTCGCGGTCAATTTTATCATATCCCTCGAGGGGATTTATCCGTCTCAGAATTAG
- a CDS encoding GNAT family N-acetyltransferase, whose product MEPVRPEDEALLYSLYAGSRQEELDTWGWEPQARDLFLSMQYRLQQQSYRSQYPESDHRIIVHEEQRVGHVRIDRSGDDLRLVDLSLLPAWRGRGIGTQLLRELQMEAGAAGRCIRLSVLEGSPAARLYERLGFETVGQPSVYHQMRWKP is encoded by the coding sequence ATGGAACCGGTTCGTCCGGAAGACGAGGCCCTGCTGTATTCGCTCTATGCCGGTTCACGGCAGGAGGAGCTGGATACCTGGGGCTGGGAACCGCAGGCAAGGGACCTGTTCCTGAGCATGCAGTACCGGCTTCAGCAGCAGTCTTACCGGTCGCAGTATCCGGAGTCGGACCATCGGATCATCGTTCATGAGGAGCAACGCGTAGGCCATGTGCGGATTGACCGGAGCGGGGACGACCTTAGGCTTGTCGATCTCTCGCTGCTGCCGGCTTGGCGAGGCAGGGGGATCGGAACGCAGCTTCTGCGGGAGCTTCAGATGGAAGCGGGAGCCGCAGGCCGGTGCATCCGTTTGAGCGTGCTGGAGGGCAGCCCAGCGGCCCGGCTGTATGAGCGGCTCGGGTTCGAGACCGTGGGGCAGCCCTCAGTCTATCACCAGATGCGGTGGAAGCCTTAA
- a CDS encoding phage tail protein, with product MSEDFIGEIRAFSFGYAPRGWMPCNGQLLAINLNQALFSILGTYYGGNGQTNFALPDLRGRVPVHVGTDITLGMIAGEEAHTLTLNELPSHTHQIMASSSEASTNQPAGAVWAKQTAAGYDTAAPNTVMGSAALSSAGSSQPHTNMQPYGVVQFCICVEGIYPSRN from the coding sequence ATGAGCGAAGATTTTATAGGCGAGATCAGGGCATTCTCTTTCGGTTATGCCCCCAGAGGATGGATGCCGTGTAACGGTCAGCTGCTGGCGATTAATCTGAACCAGGCCTTGTTCTCCATCCTTGGCACCTATTACGGCGGGAACGGGCAGACCAACTTTGCGCTGCCTGATCTTCGGGGCCGGGTGCCCGTCCACGTGGGCACAGATATCACACTCGGCATGATCGCGGGTGAGGAAGCCCATACGTTGACATTGAACGAATTGCCCTCTCATACGCATCAAATCATGGCGAGTTCTTCCGAAGCTTCGACGAATCAGCCGGCAGGTGCCGTCTGGGCTAAGCAGACGGCGGCAGGCTATGATACGGCGGCTCCGAACACGGTTATGGGTTCCGCCGCACTGTCTTCCGCTGGAAGTTCGCAGCCTCACACCAATATGCAGCCCTACGGAGTAGTTCAATTTTGCATCTGCGTCGAAGGGATATATCCATCCAGAAACTAA